From a single Aestuariibius sp. HNIBRBA575 genomic region:
- a CDS encoding OmpA family protein — MIIRKSMILAAVSALALTACNGVEDLRDPNNPNRNTQTGALVGAGIGALVGVAAGDDAEERRRGAVIGAALGAGLGAIGGAELDRQEADLRAQMGSNVDIRNTGQELIVTLPQDILFATDSATLTGGLQSDLRTLSSSLNNYPNTTVNVIGHTDNVGDANYNQSLSQRRAQAVTSVLISSGVSAARIRSFGRGEDAPVASNLTVEGRQQNRRVEIIITPN, encoded by the coding sequence ATGATTATTCGCAAATCGATGATCCTTGCCGCTGTATCCGCCTTGGCATTGACCGCCTGTAACGGCGTAGAAGACCTGCGTGACCCCAACAACCCCAACCGCAACACCCAAACCGGCGCTTTGGTTGGCGCAGGTATCGGTGCGCTGGTGGGCGTGGCTGCGGGTGATGACGCCGAAGAACGCCGTCGCGGTGCTGTGATTGGCGCTGCACTGGGCGCGGGCCTGGGGGCCATTGGTGGCGCTGAACTGGACCGCCAAGAGGCTGATCTGCGCGCGCAAATGGGGTCAAACGTCGATATCCGCAACACAGGCCAGGAACTGATCGTGACCCTGCCGCAGGACATCCTGTTTGCAACCGACAGCGCAACGCTGACTGGCGGGCTGCAATCTGACCTGCGCACGCTGTCCTCTAGCCTGAACAACTATCCCAACACCACCGTCAACGTGATCGGCCATACCGATAATGTCGGCGATGCAAATTATAACCAAAGCCTGTCCCAGCGGCGCGCCCAAGCCGTGACCTCTGTGCTGATCAGCTCTGGTGTGTCAGCGGCCCGTATCCGGTCCTTTGGCCGCGGCGAAGATGCCCCTGTGGCGTCCAACCTGACGGTTGAGGGCCGTCAACAAAACCGCCGTGTGGAAATCATCATCACACCGAACTAA
- a CDS encoding SMI1/KNR4 family protein, giving the protein MKFEIDVIGHSLTDGEITAFEAGAKVRLPPQYRDFLKGKNGFLPLQMICPDTGFDADLSVFFPLFSMNKRTTVNTVECVNDLIWFAIDSGGGRYGLAHTGRNFGKVFWFDLPHSDIEQPMSSDCEIVADTFNAFIESLIPMVD; this is encoded by the coding sequence ATGAAGTTTGAGATCGACGTTATAGGCCACAGCCTGACCGATGGCGAAATTACCGCCTTTGAGGCAGGTGCTAAGGTACGTCTCCCACCTCAGTACAGAGATTTCCTAAAGGGTAAGAACGGCTTCTTGCCTTTGCAAATGATTTGTCCAGATACGGGATTTGACGCGGACTTGTCCGTGTTCTTTCCGTTATTTTCGATGAACAAGCGCACCACAGTCAACACCGTAGAATGCGTAAATGACCTGATTTGGTTTGCTATTGATAGCGGTGGTGGTCGGTATGGCTTGGCTCATACAGGGCGGAACTTTGGAAAAGTATTCTGGTTCGACCTTCCCCATAGTGACATTGAGCAACCCATGTCTTCAGATTGTGAAATTGTTGCTGACACCTTTAATGCTTTCATTGAGAGTCTGATCCCAATGGTTGATTAG
- a CDS encoding FadR/GntR family transcriptional regulator: protein MPFQPVQPEKLSNSVVRQIELLILRGILRPGERLPSERELSERMHVSRPSLREALAELQERGLLTSRAGAGVYVADVLGSAFSDALVQLFSSHDEAVFDYIAFRRDMEGLAAERAAQYGSATDLKVIDTIFNKMEAAHSKRNPAEEAGLDADFHLSIIEASHNVVMLHMMRSMYQLLREGVFYNRRIMFQQRATRGTLLEQHRAINVALQGRDAVGARNAVEAHLNFVDQCLTDKQKSDRNEAVAQQRFDHESSR from the coding sequence ATGCCCTTTCAACCCGTCCAGCCCGAAAAGTTGTCAAATTCTGTTGTGCGTCAGATCGAATTGCTGATCCTGCGCGGCATTTTGCGTCCGGGCGAACGGTTGCCATCGGAACGCGAACTTAGCGAACGCATGCATGTATCACGACCGTCATTGCGCGAAGCCTTGGCAGAATTGCAGGAACGCGGCCTGCTGACATCGCGGGCAGGTGCGGGTGTTTATGTGGCAGATGTGCTGGGATCGGCGTTTTCTGATGCGCTGGTACAGCTGTTTTCATCCCATGACGAAGCAGTGTTTGACTACATCGCCTTTCGCCGCGACATGGAAGGCCTGGCCGCAGAACGCGCCGCCCAATATGGGTCCGCGACCGATCTGAAAGTCATCGACACGATTTTTAACAAAATGGAAGCCGCCCATTCCAAACGCAACCCCGCCGAAGAGGCTGGGCTGGACGCGGATTTTCATCTGTCGATCATCGAAGCCAGCCACAATGTGGTGATGCTGCATATGATGCGATCCATGTATCAGCTGCTGCGCGAAGGCGTGTTCTATAATCGCCGTATCATGTTTCAACAGCGCGCCACGCGCGGCACATTGCTGGAACAACACAGGGCCATCAATGTTGCGCTACAAGGGCGGGATGCCGTAGGGGCCCGCAATGCAGTTGAGGCGCACCTGAATTTCGTCGATCAATGCCTGACAGATAAACAAAAATCTGACCGCAACGAAGCCGTCGCTCAACAGCGGTTTGACCACGAATCCTCTCGTTAA
- a CDS encoding LCCL domain-containing protein: protein MKNFVAAILLFFSSIGTAQAQDVYQTPVGILCLEGWITDATNALNRYNGNDTFNASKPYRVNRFGFIMPANGRSNFDPDNWATFGANRNQYMWTALYTSEAQYPIWDKPAYNAARVPGLRYYVRACVAAQGVTPTPAPVTPATPTPPPVPATPIPAPPAPVPAPVPAPGLTTQADCPPTWVPIGSYPGVLLGCNCTATLINQGTQVWGSGPYTYDSNLCRAAVHSGAIPATGGMIWATTGGAQQSYVGTTRNGVTTNDYGPYPTTGIILNRPNAQIRPIALPACPGSMTNQAGPLTCHCAPSRFGTSGIWGTGTYTYDSNLCTAALHAGVVGDAGGPVSVRPIPDAGSYTGSIRNGVTSADYGAWQGAFVFE from the coding sequence ATGAAGAATTTTGTAGCCGCGATTTTATTGTTTTTTTCGTCAATCGGAACTGCGCAAGCGCAAGACGTCTATCAGACGCCGGTCGGGATTTTATGCCTAGAAGGATGGATTACCGACGCGACCAATGCGTTAAACCGGTACAATGGCAATGACACGTTTAACGCCAGCAAACCCTATCGGGTGAACCGATTTGGGTTCATTATGCCCGCAAATGGCCGGTCCAATTTTGACCCGGACAATTGGGCGACCTTTGGCGCCAACCGCAATCAGTATATGTGGACGGCGTTATACACATCCGAGGCACAATATCCGATCTGGGATAAACCTGCCTATAACGCTGCGCGTGTGCCGGGGCTGCGGTATTATGTGCGGGCCTGTGTTGCTGCGCAGGGCGTCACGCCAACACCCGCGCCTGTGACACCTGCCACACCAACACCGCCACCCGTGCCAGCCACGCCCATCCCAGCCCCACCTGCGCCAGTTCCAGCGCCAGTACCAGCACCCGGCCTGACCACACAGGCGGATTGCCCGCCCACTTGGGTGCCCATTGGCAGCTATCCAGGTGTATTGCTGGGCTGTAACTGTACCGCCACACTGATCAACCAAGGCACGCAGGTCTGGGGATCCGGCCCTTATACCTATGATAGCAATCTATGCCGCGCTGCGGTTCATTCTGGGGCGATCCCGGCCACAGGCGGCATGATTTGGGCCACCACGGGCGGCGCGCAGCAATCTTATGTCGGCACCACCCGCAATGGCGTGACCACCAATGATTATGGTCCCTACCCAACAACCGGGATCATCCTGAACAGGCCCAATGCGCAGATCCGCCCAATCGCCCTGCCGGCCTGTCCCGGCAGCATGACCAACCAAGCAGGCCCGCTGACATGTCACTGTGCCCCTTCCCGGTTTGGCACCAGCGGTATTTGGGGCACGGGCACCTATACCTATGACAGCAACCTTTGCACGGCTGCGTTGCATGCGGGTGTTGTGGGGGATGCGGGCGGTCCGGTTTCCGTTCGCCCCATCCCAGATGCCGGATCGTATACCGGGTCTATCCGCAATGGGGTCACATCCGCGGATTACGGCGCATGGCAAGGCGCGTTTGTGTTTGAATAA
- a CDS encoding F0F1 ATP synthase subunit B, whose translation MKKLLALTLTVAASPAFAASGPFFSLKNTDFVVLLGFLLFIGVLFYFKVPGMIGKALDDRAEGIKSELEEAKSLREEAQTLLASYERKQKEVQEQAERIIAHAKEEATLAAEQAKVDMQTSLTRRLAAAQEQIASAQAGAIKDVRDQAITVAVGAAQDVIASQMTAKSGGELIDEAINVVGEKLH comes from the coding sequence ATGAAAAAACTTCTCGCTCTGACCCTGACTGTTGCTGCTAGCCCTGCTTTTGCTGCCTCTGGTCCGTTCTTTTCGCTGAAAAACACTGACTTTGTTGTGTTGCTTGGCTTCCTGCTGTTCATCGGCGTGCTTTTCTACTTCAAAGTGCCCGGCATGATCGGCAAAGCATTGGATGACCGTGCCGAAGGCATCAAATCCGAGCTGGAAGAAGCCAAATCGCTGCGCGAAGAAGCTCAAACTCTGTTGGCGTCCTATGAGCGCAAACAGAAAGAGGTTCAGGAACAAGCGGAACGCATCATTGCCCACGCCAAAGAAGAGGCCACATTGGCCGCTGAACAGGCGAAAGTGGACATGCAAACATCGCTGACACGCCGTTTGGCCGCAGCACAAGAACAGATTGCCAGCGCGCAAGCCGGTGCAATCAAAGATGTGCGTGACCAAGCCATTACCGTGGCTGTCGGTGCTGCCCAAGACGTGATCGCGTCACAGATGACTGCCAAATCCGGCGGTGAACTGATCGATGAAGCGATCAACGTTGTTGGCGAAAAGCTGCACTAA
- a CDS encoding F0F1 ATP synthase subunit B' encodes MATETQETAGHAAEGLDHAASAPGMPQLDFSTWGNQIFWLVITLVVIYLVLTKIALPRIGSVLAERQGTITNDIAAAEELKLKAQDAEAAYDKALVDARAEAHRIVEEAKAEIQAELDVELAKADAEIAAKTAESEAAIAEIRAGAVDGVREVAGATAAELVSVLGGKADEKAITAAIAERMKG; translated from the coding sequence ATGGCGACTGAAACGCAAGAAACCGCGGGTCACGCCGCTGAGGGTTTGGACCACGCCGCATCGGCGCCGGGCATGCCTCAGTTGGACTTTTCGACTTGGGGTAACCAGATTTTCTGGCTCGTGATTACACTTGTTGTGATCTACCTCGTGCTGACCAAGATTGCGCTGCCGCGCATCGGGTCCGTGCTGGCGGAACGTCAGGGCACAATTACGAATGATATTGCTGCTGCCGAAGAGCTGAAGCTCAAGGCGCAAGACGCTGAAGCGGCTTATGACAAAGCGCTGGTTGATGCCCGCGCCGAAGCCCACCGGATTGTGGAAGAAGCGAAAGCAGAAATCCAAGCCGAGCTGGATGTCGAGCTGGCCAAAGCGGATGCAGAAATTGCCGCCAAAACCGCTGAAAGCGAAGCTGCGATTGCAGAAATTCGTGCCGGTGCCGTTGATGGTGTGCGCGAAGTTGCAGGGGCTACGGCTGCTGAACTGGTTTCTGTTCTTGGCGGCAAAGCCGATGAGAAAGCCATCACGGCTGCCATCGCTGAACGGATGAAAGGGTAA
- a CDS encoding F0F1 ATP synthase subunit C: MEGELAHIGAGLAAIGSGAAAIGVGNVAGNFLAGALRNPSAAASQTATLFIGIAFAEALGIFSFLVALLLMFAV; the protein is encoded by the coding sequence ATGGAAGGCGAACTCGCACACATCGGCGCTGGCTTGGCTGCAATCGGTTCCGGCGCTGCCGCTATCGGTGTTGGTAACGTTGCTGGCAACTTCTTGGCTGGCGCTCTGCGCAACCCATCCGCAGCTGCGTCGCAGACTGCTACTCTGTTCATCGGCATCGCGTTTGCAGAAGCCCTGGGGATCTTCTCGTTCCTCGTCGCTCTGCTGCTGATGTTCGCCGTCTAA
- a CDS encoding F0F1 ATP synthase subunit A, translating to MATETHGAEETGGLVFHPMDQFNIKSLFGDGAISWYTPTNATLWMALTVVAIVLLMVLGTKGRAIVPTRIQSIAEMAYGFVYKMVEDVAGKDAVGFFPYVMTLFMFIVFANFLGLIPMSFTTTSHFAVTVVLAMLVFLTVTIYGFAKNGTKFLGLFWVSSAPLALRPILAIIELISYFVRPVSHSIRLAGNVMAGHAVIKVFAGFAAITVISPVSVVAITAMYGLEILVAFIQAYVFTILTCVYLKDALHPGH from the coding sequence ATGGCGACTGAAACACACGGCGCAGAAGAAACAGGCGGTCTGGTATTTCACCCAATGGATCAGTTCAACATTAAGTCGTTGTTCGGTGACGGTGCCATTTCCTGGTACACGCCGACAAATGCGACATTGTGGATGGCGCTGACCGTTGTTGCGATCGTTTTGTTGATGGTTCTGGGCACCAAAGGCCGCGCCATCGTCCCAACACGCATTCAGTCGATCGCCGAAATGGCCTACGGCTTTGTTTATAAAATGGTCGAAGATGTCGCCGGCAAAGACGCGGTTGGTTTCTTCCCATATGTCATGACTTTGTTCATGTTCATCGTTTTCGCCAACTTCCTTGGCCTGATCCCAATGTCCTTTACCACCACGTCCCACTTTGCGGTGACGGTTGTTCTGGCCATGTTGGTGTTCCTGACCGTGACCATCTACGGTTTCGCCAAAAACGGCACCAAATTCCTGGGTCTGTTCTGGGTTTCCAGCGCACCGCTGGCGCTGCGCCCGATCCTCGCTATCATCGAGCTGATTTCGTACTTTGTACGTCCCGTCAGCCATTCCATCCGTCTTGCTGGTAACGTTATGGCCGGTCACGCGGTGATCAAAGTGTTCGCAGGTTTCGCTGCCATCACCGTGATTAGCCCCGTGTCTGTGGTTGCCATCACCGCAATGTACGGTCTGGAAATCCTCGTGGCCTTTATTCAGGCCTACGTGTTCACAATTCTGACCTGTGTTTACCTAAAGGATGCACTGCACCCCGGTCACTAA
- a CDS encoding AtpZ/AtpI family protein — MSDPENRSNAERLKDLERKIAEAKGPDQSKHHSEEHYSQANLAWRMVIELVAGLGIGFGIGYGLDVLLGTTPWLMVLFIFFGLAAGVNVMMRSAKEIQERQLAEQADKDGEANDGD; from the coding sequence TTGTCCGACCCAGAAAATCGCAGCAATGCCGAGCGGCTAAAAGATCTTGAACGCAAGATCGCAGAGGCCAAGGGTCCGGATCAATCCAAGCACCATTCGGAAGAGCACTATTCGCAGGCCAATCTGGCATGGCGCATGGTGATCGAGCTTGTAGCGGGTCTTGGGATCGGCTTTGGCATTGGATACGGGCTGGATGTGCTGTTGGGCACGACGCCTTGGTTGATGGTGTTGTTCATATTCTTTGGCCTCGCGGCTGGCGTTAACGTCATGATGCGATCGGCCAAAGAGATACAGGAAAGACAGTTGGCCGAGCAGGCCGACAAAGACGGGGAAGCGAACGATGGCGACTGA
- a CDS encoding DMT family transporter, with translation MPLRYWGIIVILAAGWGASFFFNEILLRELGPLSVAMGRVGTGALGCWIWLLATGKKKAVPMAALGQLAVFGLFQYSLPLAIYPVTQQFITSSAAGIVNAMTPIMVVIVSHYWPGGERATKLKSIGVCFGFAGIILLALPSLRGQGQSNGWALLATICAPVCYGIAMNYMRRLHDLDRTLLTAWSLTLGSVVLIPLALLVEGLPVITQTETWASLMVIGFLLTSAAFILLFWLIPRVGATTASTITFIAPVSSVLLGVLVLAEELAPVQYAGMAVIFFGMLFIDGRLIGWFRNSQPNG, from the coding sequence ATGCCATTGCGCTATTGGGGAATTATTGTCATTTTGGCAGCGGGCTGGGGCGCGTCTTTCTTCTTTAATGAAATTCTGTTGCGTGAATTGGGGCCGTTATCGGTCGCGATGGGGCGTGTTGGCACCGGTGCGCTGGGCTGTTGGATCTGGCTGCTGGCCACCGGAAAAAAGAAGGCCGTTCCAATGGCCGCGCTGGGCCAGTTGGCGGTGTTTGGACTGTTCCAATATTCGCTGCCCCTGGCGATTTATCCGGTGACGCAGCAATTCATCACGTCATCGGCCGCGGGCATCGTGAATGCTATGACGCCGATTATGGTGGTGATCGTCAGCCATTACTGGCCGGGCGGTGAACGCGCGACCAAATTGAAATCCATCGGCGTTTGCTTTGGCTTTGCCGGGATCATTCTGCTGGCTTTGCCGTCGCTCAGGGGGCAGGGGCAATCCAACGGATGGGCGCTATTAGCGACCATCTGTGCGCCGGTTTGCTATGGGATCGCGATGAATTACATGCGTCGATTGCATGATTTGGATCGCACATTGCTAACCGCGTGGTCGCTGACATTGGGCAGTGTGGTTCTGATCCCGCTGGCCTTGTTGGTCGAAGGCCTGCCAGTGATCACCCAAACCGAGACATGGGCCAGCCTGATGGTTATCGGGTTTTTGCTGACCTCGGCGGCGTTCATCCTGTTGTTCTGGCTGATCCCGCGTGTGGGCGCGACCACGGCGTCGACGATCACCTTTATTGCGCCGGTTTCCTCTGTGCTGTTGGGGGTGTTGGTTTTGGCAGAAGAGCTGGCGCCCGTTCAATATGCGGGCATGGCGGTGATATTCTTCGGGATGTTGTTCATCGACGGGCGGCTTATTGGGTGGTTTCGCAACTCTCAACCAAATGGTTGA
- a CDS encoding ArsR/SmtB family transcription factor yields MDQIDTIFAALSDSTRREILRMLLEDDMAVTDVAEPFETSLAAISKHLNVLTKAGLISQEKRGRVKWCKLEPDAMRDASIWMQGFGQFEAINLEAFERFLATELPED; encoded by the coding sequence ATGGACCAGATCGACACTATATTTGCCGCCCTGTCAGACAGCACACGCCGTGAAATCCTGCGCATGCTGCTAGAGGATGATATGGCGGTGACAGATGTGGCCGAACCGTTTGAAACATCCCTCGCGGCGATTTCCAAACATCTGAATGTGTTGACCAAGGCGGGCCTGATTTCGCAGGAAAAACGCGGGCGGGTCAAATGGTGCAAACTGGAACCAGACGCCATGCGGGATGCCAGCATCTGGATGCAGGGCTTTGGTCAGTTCGAAGCCATCAATCTGGAAGCGTTTGAGCGGTTTCTGGCGACAGAATTGCCTGAGGACTGA
- a CDS encoding DMT family transporter, translated as MSRPNNGAVAGHVAMLAFSALVAGSFALGGLVANEIAPMAITSLRFLLASTLVGIAALVMGKLHRRDARAPWRYGVLGGLIASYMVLMFEGLKTAPPVSAAAVFTLTPAIAALFGWIVLRQITTGRMALAITIGGLGAIWVIFRADIPAILAFQIGKGEMIYFVGCVAHAVYAALIPRLNRGEAPVTFTFGTLVMGTLIVAGFGWSDIMATQWGNLPMIVWITLGYITVFATAATFVLIQFAALRLPAAKVMAYTYLVPSWVILWEIALGGALPPVAILAGLGLIVMALLLLLRNDSDVSPQAILSPETAQTLPD; from the coding sequence ATGAGCCGCCCCAACAACGGAGCCGTCGCAGGGCATGTTGCGATGCTGGCGTTTTCGGCCTTGGTGGCTGGGTCCTTTGCGCTTGGGGGATTGGTTGCCAACGAAATTGCCCCGATGGCGATCACATCTTTGCGGTTTTTGTTGGCGTCGACGTTGGTTGGCATCGCGGCATTGGTCATGGGCAAATTGCACCGCCGGGATGCGCGCGCGCCATGGCGCTATGGCGTGTTGGGCGGTTTGATCGCGTCCTATATGGTGCTGATGTTTGAGGGGTTGAAAACCGCGCCACCGGTGAGCGCGGCGGCGGTGTTTACCCTGACCCCGGCCATCGCCGCCCTGTTTGGTTGGATCGTTTTGCGACAGATCACCACCGGCCGCATGGCGCTGGCGATCACGATCGGCGGATTGGGGGCGATCTGGGTGATTTTTCGCGCTGACATACCTGCGATTCTAGCGTTTCAGATCGGCAAAGGGGAAATGATCTATTTCGTCGGATGCGTCGCCCATGCGGTCTATGCCGCGCTTATCCCGCGTTTGAACCGGGGTGAGGCACCGGTGACGTTTACCTTTGGCACGTTGGTTATGGGCACCCTGATTGTGGCCGGATTTGGCTGGTCCGATATCATGGCCACGCAATGGGGCAACCTGCCGATGATCGTGTGGATCACGCTGGGCTACATCACGGTGTTTGCCACGGCGGCCACGTTTGTTTTGATCCAGTTTGCCGCGTTGCGCCTGCCCGCCGCCAAAGTCATGGCCTATACCTATCTGGTGCCCAGCTGGGTGATCCTGTGGGAAATCGCACTGGGCGGGGCATTGCCCCCGGTTGCGATTCTGGCCGGGCTGGGTTTGATCGTCATGGCGTTGCTGTTGTTGCTGCGCAATGACAGTGATGTCAGTCCTCAGGCAATTCTGTCGCCAGAAACCGCTCAAACGCTTCCAGATTGA
- a CDS encoding LysR family transcriptional regulator, protein MENWDEVRTAFQVARLGTVSGAADVLGVHHATVIRHIDALETRLGVKLFQRHARGYTATEAGQDLMQIAKTTDDQFAQLAGRLKGQGAGVSGDLVVTSLPSLSALMSPVLVDFQAENDGLVVRYLTSPRVFRLEYGEAHVAIRAGAAPEEPDNVVQPFIKQRLRLVASDDYIARFGKPEQDADLTDHQFVGIDKVASRVPFNRWIEAIVASPKFAYRTEGDRSMLDAIASGAGIGFVTDWDMERLGNLTEVVPSRPEWVAQLWLVTHVDLHRSPKVQSFLKFLKERSKDWNYA, encoded by the coding sequence ATGGAAAACTGGGATGAAGTACGGACAGCGTTTCAAGTGGCGCGATTGGGCACCGTGAGCGGGGCGGCAGACGTGCTGGGCGTGCATCACGCCACGGTCATCCGACACATTGATGCGCTCGAAACCCGATTAGGTGTTAAGCTGTTTCAACGGCATGCACGCGGCTATACCGCCACAGAGGCCGGTCAGGATCTGATGCAAATCGCCAAAACGACGGATGATCAATTTGCCCAATTGGCCGGTCGGCTAAAGGGGCAGGGCGCTGGTGTCAGCGGCGATTTGGTTGTGACGTCGTTGCCGTCTTTGTCTGCGCTGATGTCGCCAGTTTTGGTGGATTTTCAGGCTGAAAACGACGGTTTGGTTGTGCGCTATTTAACCAGTCCGCGGGTCTTTCGGCTTGAATATGGCGAGGCGCATGTAGCGATCCGTGCGGGCGCGGCCCCCGAGGAGCCAGACAATGTGGTTCAACCCTTTATCAAGCAACGCCTGCGTTTGGTTGCATCCGATGATTATATCGCCCGGTTCGGCAAACCGGAACAGGACGCTGACCTGACCGATCATCAGTTTGTTGGGATCGACAAAGTGGCCAGCCGTGTGCCGTTTAACCGGTGGATCGAAGCGATTGTCGCATCCCCGAAATTTGCCTACCGAACCGAAGGGGACCGGTCGATGCTGGACGCGATCGCATCGGGCGCGGGCATTGGCTTTGTGACCGACTGGGATATGGAACGTCTGGGCAATTTGACCGAAGTTGTTCCGTCACGGCCGGAATGGGTGGCGCAATTGTGGCTGGTGACCCATGTGGATTTGCATCGCTCACCCAAGGTGCAATCGTTCCTGAAATTCCTCAAAGAACGCTCCAAAGATTGGAACTATGCATGA
- a CDS encoding Gfo/Idh/MocA family protein, with protein sequence MTKPLKLGMVGGGKDAFIGAVHRIASRIDGQWELVAGALSSTPERARNSAQALGLTRSYDTFGEMAVAEAALDDGIDAVAIVTPNHVHADAAIAFLQAGIHVICDKPLTATIDDANRLAQVARESDAMFILTHNYTGYPMIRQARDMIANGDLGDLRVVQVEYAQDWLAEETDGKQADWRTDPNRSGAGGSTGDIGTHAHNLAQFVTGQNVTQLAADLQAFVAGRLVDDNAHVMLRFDGGARGMLWCSQVAVGNENALRLRVYGSKGGLEWAQEDPNYLWYTPFGQPKQLLTRGGAGARDAANAVTRTPGGHPEGYLEGFANIYSGAADAIRAWNAGNRDGNGVLPGIREGLSGVYFIDACVRSSAQDAAWVTLDATP encoded by the coding sequence ATGACGAAACCGCTAAAGCTTGGGATGGTCGGTGGGGGCAAAGACGCTTTCATCGGCGCCGTGCATCGGATTGCATCGCGTATTGATGGACAATGGGAACTGGTCGCCGGTGCGTTATCATCCACCCCCGAACGCGCCCGCAACAGCGCGCAGGCCCTGGGTCTGACACGGTCCTATGATACCTTTGGCGAAATGGCCGTTGCAGAGGCTGCGCTGGACGATGGCATCGACGCGGTGGCGATTGTAACGCCAAACCATGTGCATGCGGATGCGGCAATCGCGTTTTTACAGGCGGGTATCCACGTGATTTGTGACAAACCCCTGACCGCCACAATAGATGACGCCAATCGGCTGGCCCAAGTCGCACGCGAATCCGATGCGATGTTCATTCTGACCCATAATTACACCGGCTATCCGATGATCCGGCAGGCGCGCGATATGATCGCCAATGGTGATTTAGGTGATCTGCGGGTGGTTCAGGTCGAATATGCGCAGGATTGGCTGGCCGAAGAAACCGATGGCAAACAGGCCGATTGGCGCACCGACCCCAACCGATCAGGCGCGGGTGGATCAACGGGTGATATCGGCACACATGCCCATAACCTTGCGCAATTTGTGACCGGTCAAAATGTGACGCAACTGGCCGCGGATTTGCAGGCGTTTGTTGCGGGCCGTCTGGTTGACGACAACGCCCATGTCATGCTGCGATTTGACGGCGGCGCACGCGGGATGCTGTGGTGTTCTCAGGTGGCGGTTGGCAATGAAAACGCGCTGCGTTTGCGGGTTTACGGCAGCAAAGGCGGTCTTGAATGGGCGCAAGAGGACCCAAATTACCTGTGGTACACACCGTTTGGCCAGCCCAAACAGCTGCTGACACGGGGCGGCGCGGGCGCAAGGGACGCGGCCAATGCCGTGACCCGCACGCCCGGCGGCCACCCTGAGGGATATCTCGAAGGGTTTGCCAATATCTATAGCGGTGCTGCGGATGCGATCCGTGCATGGAACGCCGGAAACCGGGATGGCAACGGCGTGTTACCCGGCATCCGCGAAGGCCTGAGCGGGGTCTATTTCATTGATGCCTGCGTGCGGTCTTCGGCTCAGGATGCGGCTTGGGTCACATTGGACGCGACCCCATAA
- a CDS encoding GNAT family N-acetyltransferase, with product MSRVNHLNQPIGDALPAGWTAPPLPNAQGITGRYVQLEALNPERHAADLFAANMLDETGAGWTYLPNGPFADYAAYLAWMTSTCLGDDPQFYAFVDRQSGKAIGMGSYLRITPDAASIEVGWLRFSPLMQQTPQSSEAMHLMMQHAFGLGYRRYEWKCDALNAPSRRAAERLGFTYEGTFRQATLYRGRNRDTAWFSILDREWPAIQAAHQAWLDPANFDENGRQRRPLGWFMGSRPM from the coding sequence ATGAGCCGGGTAAATCATCTAAACCAACCAATTGGGGATGCATTGCCAGCAGGCTGGACCGCGCCGCCATTGCCGAACGCACAGGGGATCACGGGGCGGTATGTCCAACTCGAAGCGCTCAACCCCGAACGACACGCTGCGGATTTATTTGCGGCCAATATGTTGGACGAAACCGGCGCTGGGTGGACCTATCTGCCCAATGGGCCCTTTGCCGATTATGCGGCGTATCTGGCTTGGATGACATCCACCTGTCTGGGCGATGATCCGCAATTTTATGCCTTTGTGGATCGTCAAAGCGGCAAGGCGATTGGCATGGGGTCCTATCTGCGGATCACTCCGGATGCGGCATCGATTGAGGTGGGCTGGCTCAGGTTTTCGCCCCTGATGCAGCAAACGCCACAATCGAGCGAAGCCATGCATTTGATGATGCAGCACGCCTTTGGGCTGGGATATCGTCGATATGAATGGAAATGTGATGCGTTGAATGCGCCATCGCGACGGGCTGCGGAACGACTGGGGTTCACCTACGAAGGCACATTTCGCCAAGCGACCCTATATCGGGGACGCAATCGGGACACGGCTTGGTTTTCGATTCTGGATCGCGAATGGCCGGCCATTCAGGCCGCCCATCAGGCTTGGCTTGACCCCGCGAACTTTGATGAAAACGGACGGCAACGCCGCCCGCTGGGGTGGTTTATGGGGTCGCGTCCAATGTGA